One window from the genome of Cricetulus griseus strain 17A/GY chromosome 2, alternate assembly CriGri-PICRH-1.0, whole genome shotgun sequence encodes:
- the LOC100769467 gene encoding olfactory receptor 12: protein MATPVHRNGSLSAVSLQGFVLVGFGGGAETQALLFAVFLALYVVTVLGNLTMIVLITLDARLHSPMYFFLKNLSFVDLCYSSVIAPNALVNFLSSSKVISFEGCATQLFFFSLLATTEAFLLAVMAYDRFMAICSPLQYPVTMCPMTCALLVLGTFCGGCLNSIVQTSLTFQLPFCSSNRIDHFYCDVPPLLQLACGSTALNELFLFGLCGFIIVSTSLAVLVSYGYITVTILRMHSGSGRHKVFSTCGSHMTAVSLFYGTVFVMYAQPGAVASMAQGKVISVFYTLVIPMLNPLIYSLRNKDVKDALQRLGQRHSLVKKGGK from the coding sequence ATGGCCACACCCGTCCACAGGAATGGAAGTCTCTCAGCAGTGTCCTTGCAGGGATTTGTGCTGGTGGGATTTGGGGGAGGTGCAGAGACCCAGGCCCTGCTCTTCGCTGTCTTCCTGGCCCTGTACGTGGTGACTGTCCTGGGCAACCTCACCATGATCGTGCTCATCACCCTGGATGCCCGCCTGCActcccccatgtacttcttcctcaagAACCTGTCCTTTGTTGACCTCTGCTATTCCTCTGTCATTGCCCCTAATGCCCTGGTCaacttcctttcctcctccaaagTCATCAGCTTTGAGGGATGTGCCACAcagctcttctttttctccttgttgGCTACCACTGAGGCTTTCCTCTTAGCGgtgatggcctatgaccgttTCATGGccatctgcagtcctctgcagtACCCTGTGACCATGTGCCCCATGACCTGTGCCCTCTTGGTTCTGGGTACCTTCTGTGGAGGCTGCCTGAACTCCATTGTACAGACCAGCCTCACATTCCAGCTGCCCTTCTGCAGCTCCAACCGTATTGACCACTTCTACTGTGACGTGCCCCCGCTGCTCCAGCTGGCCTGTGGCAGCACAGCTCTCAATGAGCTCTTTCTCTTTGGTCTCTGTGGGTTCATCATTGTGAGCACCAGCTTAGCTGTCTTGGTTTCCTACGGCTACATCACCGTGACCATCCTCAGGATGCACTCAGGATCTGGGAGGCACAAGGTCTTCTCCACCTGTGGCTCTCATATGACAGCTGTATCCTTGTTTTATGGAACTGTGTTTGTCATGTATGCACAGCCAGGAGCAGTGGCCTCCATGGCACAGGGCAAGGTGATCTCCGTCTTCTACACCCTGGTCATCCCCATGCTCAACCCCCTCATCTACAGTTTGCGCAACAAGGATGTGAAGGACGCCCTGCAGAGACTGGGACAGAGACACAGCCTTGTGAAGAAGGGAGGCAAGTAG
- the LOC100750553 gene encoding olfactory receptor 12, with protein MATPIHRNGSLSAVSLQGFVLVGFGGGAETQALLFAAFLALYVVTVLGNLTMIVVITLDARLHSPMYFFLRNLSFIDLCLSSVIVPNALANVFSSSKVISFAACATQFFLFSLLATTEAILLAVMAYDRFMAICSPLRYPVTMCPMTCARLVLGTYCVGCLNSIVQTSLTFQLPFCSSNHIDFFFCDVPPLLQLVCADTTLNELVMFGICGFIIVGAVLAVIVSYGYITVTILRMHSGSGRHKVFSTCGSHLTAVSLFYGTGFAIYGQPGGVASMDQGKVVSTFYTLVIPMFNPLIYSFRNKDVKDALRRLGQRHSLVKKSAWCRHQELC; from the coding sequence ATGGCCACACCCATCCACAGAAATGGAAGTCTCTCAGCAGTGTCCTTGCAGGGCTTTGTGCTGGTGGGATTTGGGGGAGGTGCAGAGACCCAGGCCCTGCTCTTTGCTGCCTTCCTGGCCCTGTACGTGGTGACTGTCCTGGGCAACCTCACCATGATCGTGGTCATCACCCTGGATGCCCGCCTGCActcccccatgtacttcttcctcaggAACCTGTCCTTCATCGacctctgcctctcttctgttATTGTGCCCAATGCCCTCGCCAACGTCTTCTCCTCTTCCAAGGTCATCAGCTTTGCAGCGTGTGCCACTCAGTTCTTCTTATTCTCCTTGTTGGCTACCACTGAGGCTATCCTCTTAGctgtgatggcctatgaccgttTCATGGCCATTTGTAGTCCTTTAAGATACCCTGTGACCATGTGCCCTATGACCTGTGCCCGTCTGGTTCTGGGTACCTACTGTGTGGGCTGTCTGAATTCCATTGTGCAGACCAGCCTCACATTCCAGCTGCCCTTCTGCAGCTCCAACCACATCGATTTCTTCTTCTGTGACGTGCCCCCACTGCTCCAGCTTGTCTGTGCAGACACAACTCTCAATGAGCTTGTCATGTTTGGCATCTGTGGGTTCATCATTGTGGGTGCTGTGCTTGCTGTCATTGTCTCCTATGGCTACATCACCGTGACCATCCTCAGGATGCACTCAGGGTCAGGGCGGCACAAGGTCTTCTCCACCTGTGGCTCCCACCTGACAGCCGTGTCCTTGTTTTATGGAACTGGCTTTGCTATATATGGCCAGCCAGGAGGCGTGGCATCCATGGACCAGGGCAAGGTAGTCTCCACCTTCTACACTCTGGTCATCCCCATGTTCAACCCCCTCATCTACAGTTTTCGCAACAAGGATGTAAAGGATGCCCTGAGGAGGCTGGGTCAGAGACACAGTCTGGTGAAGAAGAGTGCCTGGTGTCGTCATCAGGAACTATGCTAG
- the LOC100750847 gene encoding olfactory receptor 12 isoform X2, translating to MATPVHRNGSLSAVSLRVFVLVGFGGGAETQALLFAVFLALYVVTVLGNLTMIVLITLDARLHSPMYFFLKNLSFVDLCYSSVIAPNALVNFLSSSKVISFAACATQFFFFSLLATTETFLLAVMAYDRFMAICSPLQYPVTMCPMTCALLVLGTYCVGCLNSIVQTSLTFQLPFCSSNRIDHFYCDVPPLLQLACGSTALNELFLFGLCGFIIVSTTLAVLVSYGYITVTILRMHSGSGRHKVFSTCGSHLTAVSLFYGTLFVMYAQPGAVTSMEQGKVISVFYTLVIPMLNPLIYSLRNKDVKDALWRLGKRHNLVREGGQ from the coding sequence ATGGCCACACCCGTCCACAGGAATGGAAGTCTCTCAGCAGTGTCTTTGCGGGTGTTCGTGCTGGTGGGATTTGGGGGAGGTGCAGAGACCCAGGCCCTGCTCTTCGCTGTCTTCCTGGCCCTGTACGTGGTGACTGTCCTGGGCAACCTCACCATGATCGTGCTCATCACCCTGGATGCCCGCCTGCActcccccatgtacttcttcctcaagAACCTGTCCTTTGTCGACCTCTGCTATTCCTCTGTCATTGCCCCTAATGCCCTGGTCaacttcctttcctcctccaaagTCATCAGCTTTGCAGCGTGTGCCACTcagttcttctttttctccttgttgGCTACCACTGAGACTTTCCTCTTAGCGgtgatggcctatgaccgttTCATGGccatctgcagtcctctgcagtACCCTGTGACCATGTGCCCTATGACCTGTGCCCTCTTGGTTCTGGGTACCTACTGTGTGGGCTGCCTGAACTCTATTGTGCAGACCAGCCTCACATTCCAGCTGCCCTTCTGCAGCTCCAACCGTATTGACCACTTCTACTGTGACGTGCCCCCGCTGCTCCAGCTGGCCTGTGGCAGCACAGCTCTCAATGAGCTCTTTCTCTTTGGTCTCTGTGGGTTCATCATTGTGAGCACCACCTTAGCTGTCTTGGTTTCCTATGGCTACATCACCGTGACCATCCTCAGGATGCACTCAGGATCTGGGAGGCACAAGGTCTTCTCTACCTGTGGCTCTCACTTGACAGCGGTGTCTTTGTTTTATGGGACTCTTTTTGTCATGTATGCACAGCCAGGAGCTGTGACATCCATGGAGCAGGGCAAGGTGATCTCTGTCTTCTACACCCTGGTCATCCCCATGCTCAACCCCCTCATCTACAGTCTTCGCAACAAGGATGTGAAGGACGCCCTGTGGCGGCTGGGAAAAAGACACAACCTCGTGAGGGAGGGTGGGCAGTGA